A genomic region of Pseudomonas frederiksbergensis contains the following coding sequences:
- a CDS encoding TIGR01777 family oxidoreductase: MHILLTGGTGLIGRQLCRHWLSQGHSLTVWSRRPEKVAKLCGTQVRGVGRLEDIGQQAVDAVINLAGAPIADRLWTHRRKALLWNSRIKLTETLLAWLEGREQKPQVLISGSAVGWYGDGGERELTESSPPVSEDFASQLCIAWEETAQRAEALGIRVVLVRTGLVLSAEGGFLSRLLLPFKVGLGGPIGNGRQWMPWIHINDQIALIDFLLHQKDARGPYNACAPKPVRNREFAKTLASVLHRPAFMPMPSFALRVGLGELSLLLLGGQRATPTRLLAAGFIFRFTDLRAALDDVSSRL, translated from the coding sequence ATGCACATATTGCTGACCGGCGGTACTGGTTTGATAGGGCGTCAACTCTGCCGACACTGGTTGAGCCAGGGTCATAGTCTGACGGTGTGGAGTCGCAGGCCCGAAAAAGTCGCCAAGTTATGCGGTACTCAGGTACGGGGTGTTGGGCGTCTGGAAGACATTGGCCAACAGGCGGTGGATGCGGTGATCAATCTTGCGGGCGCCCCGATTGCTGATCGCCTCTGGACTCATCGACGCAAGGCGCTGCTCTGGAACAGCCGGATCAAGCTCACTGAAACCCTGTTGGCGTGGCTTGAAGGCCGCGAGCAGAAACCGCAGGTGTTGATTTCGGGGTCTGCGGTCGGCTGGTATGGCGATGGCGGCGAGCGTGAGTTGACCGAGAGCTCACCGCCGGTCAGCGAAGACTTCGCCAGTCAGTTGTGCATCGCCTGGGAGGAGACCGCGCAGCGCGCCGAGGCGCTGGGGATCCGTGTGGTGCTGGTGCGTACCGGGCTGGTGCTGTCGGCGGAGGGCGGCTTTTTGTCGCGGCTGTTATTGCCGTTCAAAGTGGGGCTGGGCGGGCCGATCGGCAATGGTCGGCAGTGGATGCCGTGGATCCACATCAATGATCAAATTGCCCTGATTGATTTTCTTCTGCATCAGAAAGACGCTCGCGGTCCTTATAATGCGTGCGCACCAAAACCGGTGCGCAATCGCGAGTTTGCCAAGACCCTCGCCAGCGTATTGCACCGGCCGGCGTTCATGCCGATGCCGTCATTTGCTCTGAGGGTCGGTCTTGGCGAGTTGTCACTGTTGCTGCTGGGAGGTCAGCGGGCGACACCGACGCGCTTGCTGGCGGCGGGTTTCATATTCCGGTTCACTGATTTGCGTGCGGCCCTGGACGACGTGTCCAGCCGCCTTTGA
- the hemH gene encoding ferrochelatase: protein MTDHALLLVNLGSPASTQVADVRSYLNQFLMDPYVIDLPWPVRRLLVSLILIKRPEQSAHAYASIWWDEGSPLVVLSRRLQQAMTAQWTQGPVELAMRYGEPSIESVLTRMAAQGIKKITLAPLYPQFADSTVTTVIEEAKRVVRENKLDVQFSILQPFYDQPEYLDALVASARPYLEQDYDHLLLSFHGLPERHLKKLNPGHSFDGDGDCCAGAPPEVVATCYRGQCLRTAAAFAERMGLPDGKWSVSFQSRLGRAKWIEPYTEARLDVLAKQGVKKILVMCPAFVADCIETLEEIGDRGLEQFREAGGEELVLVPCLNDDPHWARALSTLCERAPLAL, encoded by the coding sequence ATGACCGATCACGCGTTGCTCCTGGTCAATCTGGGTTCGCCCGCTTCCACACAGGTGGCGGACGTGCGTAGCTACCTCAATCAATTTCTGATGGACCCTTACGTCATTGACCTGCCATGGCCGGTGCGACGTTTACTGGTCTCGCTGATTCTCATCAAGCGCCCTGAGCAGTCGGCTCACGCCTATGCCTCGATCTGGTGGGATGAGGGCTCGCCGCTGGTGGTGCTCAGCCGCCGCTTGCAGCAGGCGATGACCGCGCAGTGGACCCAAGGGCCGGTCGAGTTGGCCATGCGTTACGGCGAGCCGTCGATTGAGTCGGTGTTGACCCGCATGGCTGCTCAAGGCATCAAAAAAATCACGCTTGCACCGCTTTATCCACAGTTTGCCGACAGCACCGTGACCACGGTGATTGAAGAAGCCAAGCGTGTAGTGCGTGAGAATAAACTGGATGTGCAGTTCTCGATCCTTCAGCCGTTTTACGATCAGCCGGAATACCTCGACGCACTGGTTGCCAGCGCCAGGCCGTACCTTGAGCAGGATTACGATCACCTGCTGCTGAGCTTCCATGGGTTGCCGGAGCGGCACCTGAAGAAACTCAACCCAGGCCATAGCTTTGATGGCGACGGCGATTGCTGCGCCGGTGCGCCGCCGGAAGTGGTCGCGACCTGTTATCGCGGTCAGTGCCTGCGCACTGCCGCAGCCTTTGCCGAGCGCATGGGGTTGCCGGACGGCAAATGGTCGGTGTCTTTCCAGTCACGGCTGGGCCGCGCCAAATGGATCGAACCTTATACCGAAGCGCGTCTCGACGTGTTGGCCAAGCAAGGCGTGAAGAAGATTCTGGTGATGTGCCCGGCATTCGTGGCCGACTGCATCGAAACCCTGGAAGAGATCGGCGACCGTGGGCTGGAGCAGTTCCGCGAGGCGGGGGGCGAGGAGTTGGTGCTGGTGCCGTGTCTCAACGATGACCCGCACTGGGCGCGGGCGTTGAGCACCTTGTGCGAGCGAGCGCCGTTGGCGTTGTAA
- a CDS encoding uracil-xanthine permease family protein, with protein MQDEFNDPLWRTVLSGAQMLFVAFGALVLMPLITGLDPNVALFTAGLGTLLFQVVTGRQVPVFLASSFAFITPIILAKGQFGLAATMGGVMAAGFVYTFLGVAVKIKGTGFIDRLLPPVVIGPVIISIGLAMAPIAANMAMGKAGDGSELIHYQTAMMISMPALLTTLIVAVFGKGIFRLVPIISGVLVGFGMAFFFGVVDTAKIAAAPWFALPHFTAPEFNWQAILFIVPVALAPAIEHIGGVIAVGSVTGRDYLKKPGLHRTLFGDGIATTAAGLLGGPPNTTYAEVTGAVMLTKNYNPKIMTWAAIFAISLAFIGKFGALLQSIPVPVMGGILCLLFGSIAAVGMNTMIRHKIDLSEARNLVIVSVTLVFGIGGMLIGTGTGAQDFGLKGIALCAVVAIALNLILPGNDSWKHKKADEPLL; from the coding sequence ATGCAGGATGAGTTCAACGACCCGCTCTGGCGCACGGTGCTGTCTGGCGCGCAAATGCTGTTCGTGGCGTTTGGTGCGTTGGTGTTGATGCCGCTGATTACCGGCCTCGACCCGAATGTCGCGCTGTTCACCGCGGGCCTCGGGACTCTGCTGTTCCAGGTGGTCACCGGGCGACAAGTGCCGGTGTTCCTGGCGTCGAGTTTTGCCTTCATCACCCCGATCATTCTCGCCAAGGGGCAGTTCGGCCTCGCGGCGACCATGGGCGGGGTGATGGCGGCCGGTTTCGTTTATACCTTTCTCGGCGTGGCCGTGAAGATCAAGGGCACCGGTTTCATCGACCGCTTGCTGCCACCGGTGGTCATTGGCCCGGTGATCATTTCGATTGGCCTCGCGATGGCGCCGATTGCCGCAAACATGGCGATGGGCAAGGCCGGTGACGGTTCCGAGCTGATTCATTACCAGACCGCAATGATGATCTCCATGCCAGCGCTGCTGACGACACTGATCGTGGCCGTGTTTGGCAAAGGCATCTTCCGTCTGGTGCCGATCATCTCCGGCGTACTGGTCGGGTTTGGCATGGCGTTTTTCTTCGGCGTCGTCGACACCGCGAAGATCGCTGCCGCGCCGTGGTTTGCGTTGCCGCACTTCACCGCTCCGGAATTCAACTGGCAGGCGATTCTGTTCATTGTCCCGGTGGCACTGGCCCCGGCCATCGAACACATCGGTGGCGTGATTGCAGTCGGTAGTGTGACCGGACGTGATTACCTGAAGAAACCCGGCCTGCACCGCACGCTGTTTGGCGACGGCATCGCCACCACCGCCGCCGGCTTGCTCGGAGGCCCACCCAACACCACGTACGCCGAAGTGACGGGCGCGGTGATGCTGACCAAGAACTACAACCCGAAAATCATGACCTGGGCGGCAATCTTTGCCATCAGCCTGGCGTTTATCGGCAAGTTCGGCGCACTGCTGCAAAGCATCCCGGTGCCGGTGATGGGCGGGATTCTTTGCCTGTTGTTCGGGTCGATTGCTGCGGTGGGGATGAACACCATGATCCGCCACAAGATTGATTTGAGCGAAGCGCGCAACCTGGTGATTGTCTCGGTCACGCTGGTGTTCGGGATTGGCGGTATGCTGATCGGCACCGGTACCGGCGCGCAGGACTTCGGCCTCAAGGGCATCGCACTGTGCGCCGTCGTGGCGATTGCGCTGAACCTGATTCTGCCGGGCAATGACAGCTGGAAGCACAAGAAGGCGGATGAGCCTTTGCTTTAA
- the upp gene encoding uracil phosphoribosyltransferase, whose protein sequence is MPIREIRHPLIRHKLGLMRRADISTKNFRELAQEVGALLTYEATKDLPLETYDIEGWCGTVSVEKIAGKKITVVPILRAGIGMLEGVLSLIPGAKVSAVGVARNEETLEAHTYLEKLVPEIDERLAMIIDPMLATGGSMVATIDLLKKAGCKDIRAMVLVAAPEGIAAVEKAHPDVIIYTASIDLKLNEHGYIIPGLGDAGDKIFGTKQKDA, encoded by the coding sequence ATGCCCATCCGTGAGATCCGCCATCCGCTGATCCGACACAAACTTGGCCTTATGCGCCGCGCCGACATTAGCACGAAGAATTTCCGCGAGCTCGCTCAGGAAGTCGGTGCCCTGCTGACCTACGAGGCCACCAAAGACCTGCCCCTTGAAACCTACGATATCGAAGGCTGGTGCGGCACGGTTTCGGTCGAGAAGATCGCCGGCAAGAAAATTACCGTCGTGCCGATCCTGCGCGCCGGCATCGGCATGCTTGAAGGCGTGCTCAGCCTGATCCCGGGCGCCAAAGTCAGCGCCGTGGGCGTGGCTCGCAACGAGGAAACCCTGGAAGCGCACACGTATCTGGAAAAACTGGTTCCGGAAATCGACGAACGCCTGGCGATGATCATCGACCCGATGCTCGCCACCGGCGGTTCGATGGTCGCCACCATCGACCTGTTGAAAAAGGCCGGTTGCAAGGACATCCGCGCGATGGTCCTGGTGGCTGCCCCCGAAGGCATCGCCGCGGTAGAGAAGGCTCACCCGGACGTGATCATCTACACCGCGTCCATTGACCTGAAATTGAACGAACACGGCTACATCATTCCGGGTCTGGGCGATGCCGGTGACAAGATCTTCGGCACCAAGCAGAAGGACGCGTGA
- a CDS encoding hypoxanthine-guanine phosphoribosyltransferase — MSADLEHIRQIMREADCLYTEAEVEAAIARVGAQINDQLAESNPVVFCVMNGGLIFSGKLLTYLNFPLEASYLHATRYRNETSGGDLFWKAKPEVSFIDRDVLIIDDILDEGHTLGAIIDFCKHAGARAVHTAVLIDKDHDRKARPDLKADFVGLPCIDRYIFGYGMDYKGYWRNAAGIYAVKGM; from the coding sequence ATGTCCGCTGATCTCGAGCATATCCGTCAAATCATGCGAGAGGCTGACTGCCTGTACACCGAAGCAGAAGTCGAGGCGGCCATCGCCCGCGTCGGTGCGCAAATCAACGATCAGTTGGCTGAAAGCAACCCGGTGGTGTTCTGCGTGATGAACGGCGGCCTGATTTTCTCTGGCAAACTGCTCACCTATCTGAATTTCCCGCTGGAAGCTTCCTACCTGCACGCTACCCGCTATCGCAACGAAACCAGCGGCGGCGACCTGTTCTGGAAAGCCAAGCCAGAAGTCTCGTTCATCGACCGTGACGTGCTGATCATCGACGACATCCTCGACGAGGGTCACACCCTGGGCGCGATCATCGACTTCTGCAAACATGCCGGCGCTCGCGCCGTGCACACTGCGGTACTGATCGACAAAGACCACGACCGCAAGGCTCGCCCGGACCTGAAAGCCGATTTCGTCGGTCTGCCGTGCATCGACCGCTACATCTTCGGTTATGGCATGGACTACAAAGGCTACTGGCGCAACGCCGCAGGGATCTACGCGGTCAAAGGAATGTAA
- a CDS encoding WbuC family cupin fold metalloprotein yields the protein MVTPSFLDQTLFTELVEKAAANPRGRQHHNFHQMEESCHRMAVGLQPSTYVPPHRHLSDDKGETLLVLKGRLGVLVFDDAGQVIAKRVLECGGDTLGIDLPAGVYHGLVVLEADSVMFECKAGPYRPVGEGEHAHWAPREGEPGVAEYQAWMLAQFD from the coding sequence ATGGTCACGCCGAGCTTTCTTGATCAAACACTGTTTACCGAACTGGTCGAGAAGGCTGCGGCCAATCCTCGTGGCCGGCAGCATCACAACTTCCACCAGATGGAGGAGTCGTGCCACCGTATGGCGGTGGGCTTGCAGCCATCGACCTACGTTCCGCCACATCGGCATTTGAGCGACGACAAGGGTGAAACCCTGTTGGTCCTCAAGGGCCGTCTGGGCGTGCTGGTTTTCGACGACGCGGGCCAGGTGATTGCCAAGCGAGTCCTGGAGTGCGGCGGCGATACGCTGGGGATCGATCTGCCGGCCGGTGTTTATCACGGTCTGGTCGTGCTCGAAGCAGACAGCGTCATGTTCGAATGCAAGGCCGGACCGTATCGTCCGGTCGGCGAGGGTGAACATGCGCATTGGGCACCCCGCGAGGGCGAGCCTGGCGTTGCCGAGTATCAGGCCTGGATGCTTGCGCAGTTCGATTGA
- a CDS encoding aldehyde dehydrogenase (NADP(+)) → MSAIIGHNFIGFGRSAAGDQFLHSVDAHSGESLPYRFSQANAEEIDNAAHFAAKAYPDYRNLPASVRASFLETIADEIDALGDDFIAIVCRETALPAARIQGERARTSSQLRLFARVLRQGDFLGARIDRAMPARQPLPRPDLRQWRIGLGPVAVFGASNFPLAFSTAGGDTAAALAAGCPVVFKAHSGHMATAERVAAAIIRAAQRSNMPEGVFNMIYGAGVGEALVKHPAIQAVGFTGSLNGGRALCDMAAARPQPIPVFAEMSSINPVLLLPAALGAHSETIASELSASIVLGGGQFCTNPGLIIGLRSASFSTFIEQLTAQINEKPPQTLLNSGTRRSYEGGVQRLLDHPRVTRLSGDLASGNQVQPQLFKADISLLLEGDEVLQEEVFGPASIVLEVTDEQELKLALHALHGQLTATLIAEPEDLVLCSKLIPILEQKAGRLLLNGYPTGVEVCDAMVHGGPYPATSDARGTSVGSLAIERFLRPVCYQNCPDRLLPDALKNANPLGILRLVDGVNTREELNQAG, encoded by the coding sequence ATGTCAGCCATTATCGGCCACAACTTTATCGGCTTCGGCCGCAGCGCCGCTGGCGATCAATTTCTGCACAGCGTCGACGCCCACAGCGGTGAATCGCTGCCCTATCGCTTCAGCCAGGCCAACGCGGAGGAAATCGACAACGCCGCACACTTCGCCGCCAAGGCCTACCCCGACTATCGCAACCTGCCGGCCAGCGTGCGCGCCAGCTTTCTCGAGACTATCGCCGACGAAATCGATGCCCTCGGCGATGACTTCATCGCCATCGTCTGCCGCGAGACGGCCCTGCCCGCTGCGCGGATTCAAGGAGAACGGGCGCGAACCAGCAGCCAATTGCGCCTGTTTGCCCGGGTGCTGCGTCAAGGCGACTTCCTCGGCGCGCGTATCGACCGCGCCATGCCTGCACGCCAACCGTTGCCACGGCCCGACCTGCGCCAATGGCGCATCGGCCTGGGCCCGGTGGCGGTATTCGGTGCGAGTAACTTTCCGCTGGCGTTTTCCACCGCAGGGGGTGATACCGCAGCAGCCCTGGCCGCCGGTTGCCCGGTGGTGTTCAAGGCCCACAGCGGACATATGGCAACCGCCGAGCGGGTTGCGGCAGCGATCATTCGCGCGGCGCAGCGCAGCAACATGCCTGAGGGTGTGTTCAACATGATTTATGGTGCGGGCGTCGGCGAGGCGCTGGTCAAACATCCGGCGATCCAGGCGGTAGGGTTCACCGGTTCGCTCAACGGTGGCCGGGCGCTGTGCGACATGGCCGCTGCCCGACCGCAGCCAATTCCGGTGTTCGCCGAGATGTCGAGCATCAACCCGGTGCTGCTGCTACCCGCTGCCCTCGGGGCCCACAGCGAAACCATCGCCAGCGAATTGAGCGCCTCGATCGTTCTGGGTGGCGGCCAGTTCTGTACCAATCCGGGGTTGATCATCGGCCTGCGCTCAGCGTCATTCAGCACCTTCATTGAACAACTCACCGCGCAGATCAACGAAAAGCCGCCCCAGACCCTGCTCAACAGCGGTACCCGCCGTAGCTATGAAGGCGGCGTGCAGCGCTTGCTGGACCATCCACGAGTGACGCGTTTGAGCGGCGACCTTGCGTCAGGCAATCAGGTGCAGCCGCAGCTGTTCAAGGCTGATATCAGCCTGCTGCTTGAAGGGGATGAGGTGCTGCAAGAGGAGGTGTTCGGCCCGGCCAGCATCGTGCTGGAGGTGACTGACGAGCAAGAACTCAAGTTGGCGCTGCATGCCTTGCACGGGCAATTGACCGCTACGCTGATCGCCGAACCGGAAGACCTTGTGCTGTGCTCGAAACTGATACCGATCCTCGAACAGAAAGCCGGACGCCTGCTGCTCAACGGTTATCCGACCGGTGTCGAAGTGTGCGATGCAATGGTCCACGGCGGACCGTATCCCGCGACGTCGGATGCCCGTGGCACCTCGGTCGGCAGCCTGGCAATCGAGCGCTTCCTGCGGCCGGTGTGTTATCAGAACTGTCCGGACAGGTTACTGCCGGACGCCCTGAAGAACGCCAATCCGCTGGGGATTTTGCGTCTGGTCGACGGGGTGAATACCCGCGAGGAATTGAATCAAGCGGGCTGA
- a CDS encoding dihydrodipicolinate synthase family protein: MSKHVNWSGVFPAVTTQFNPDFSIDYEGTHKVISGLVRDGVSGLVICGTVGENTSLSTEEKISLVEVAKDAAAGRVPVISGVAEFTSANASKVAKEIQRVGADGIMLMPALVYSSKPFETAAHFRSVAASIDLPVMVYNNPPIYKNDVTPDILISLADCDNVVCFKDSSGDTRRFIDVRNEVGDRFVLFAGLDDVVLESIAVGAVGWVSGMSNAFPKEGETLFRLARDGRFKEAMPIYEWFMPLLHLDARPDLVQCIKLCEELMGRGTALTRPPRLGLLDHERNEVEALVKAALANRPTLPDVGL; this comes from the coding sequence ATGAGCAAGCACGTTAACTGGAGCGGCGTTTTCCCAGCGGTCACTACCCAGTTCAACCCGGACTTTTCCATCGATTACGAAGGCACGCACAAGGTCATCAGTGGGCTGGTGCGTGACGGTGTTTCAGGTCTGGTGATTTGCGGCACTGTCGGCGAGAACACCTCGCTGAGCACCGAAGAGAAAATCAGCCTGGTAGAAGTCGCCAAGGATGCCGCCGCGGGTCGGGTGCCGGTGATCTCCGGTGTCGCCGAATTCACCAGCGCCAACGCCAGCAAGGTTGCCAAGGAAATCCAGCGCGTGGGTGCCGACGGCATCATGCTGATGCCGGCGCTGGTCTACTCCTCGAAACCCTTCGAAACCGCCGCGCATTTTCGCAGCGTTGCCGCCAGCATCGACCTGCCGGTGATGGTCTACAACAACCCACCGATCTACAAAAACGACGTCACCCCGGACATCCTGATCTCCCTGGCCGACTGCGACAACGTTGTCTGCTTCAAGGATTCCTCGGGCGATACCCGGCGCTTCATCGATGTGCGCAATGAAGTCGGCGACCGCTTTGTACTGTTTGCCGGGCTCGATGACGTGGTGCTCGAAAGCATTGCCGTTGGCGCGGTGGGCTGGGTTTCCGGGATGTCCAACGCCTTTCCGAAAGAAGGCGAAACGCTGTTCCGTCTGGCCCGCGATGGTCGCTTCAAAGAGGCCATGCCGATTTACGAATGGTTCATGCCGCTGCTGCACCTCGATGCCCGTCCGGACCTGGTGCAGTGCATCAAGCTCTGTGAAGAACTGATGGGACGTGGCACGGCGTTGACCCGCCCACCTCGCCTGGGCTTGCTTGACCACGAACGCAACGAGGTCGAAGCACTGGTAAAGGCTGCGCTCGCCAACCGCCCGACCTTGCCGGACGTCGGTCTGTAA
- a CDS encoding trans-3-hydroxy-L-proline dehydratase, producing the protein MHSSKIIHVVSCHAEGEVGDVIVGGVAPPPGATLWEQSRWIAEDQTLRNFVLNEPRGGVFRHVNLLVPSRNPLADMAWIIMEPADTPPMSGSNSLCVATVLLDSGILPMTEPLTRLVLEAPGGLIEVTAHCRNGKAERVEVRNVVSFADKLDAWIEVEGLGSLQVDTAYGGDSFAIVDAQRLGFSLTADEAADLVASGLKITQAANEQLGFVHPLNPDWKHISFCQIAAPLDRANGVASAANAVVIRPGKIDRSPCGTGCSARMAVLHAKGQLAVGEVFIGRSIIGSEFRCRIDSTSEIAGRPAIIPCLSGRAWITGTHQHLLDPSDPWPGGYRLSDTWPVELTI; encoded by the coding sequence ATGCATTCAAGCAAGATCATTCATGTGGTGAGTTGCCACGCCGAAGGTGAAGTCGGTGACGTTATCGTCGGCGGTGTCGCGCCACCACCCGGCGCGACCCTGTGGGAGCAGTCGCGCTGGATTGCCGAGGACCAGACCCTGCGCAACTTCGTGCTTAACGAGCCGCGCGGTGGAGTCTTTCGCCACGTCAATCTGCTGGTGCCGTCCAGGAACCCGCTCGCTGACATGGCGTGGATTATCATGGAGCCGGCGGACACACCGCCGATGTCAGGCTCCAACTCGCTGTGCGTGGCCACGGTACTGCTCGACAGTGGCATTTTACCAATGACCGAGCCGCTGACCCGGCTGGTGCTTGAAGCCCCCGGCGGCTTGATCGAGGTGACCGCCCACTGTCGCAACGGTAAGGCCGAGCGGGTCGAGGTGCGGAACGTGGTGTCGTTTGCCGACAAGCTCGATGCCTGGATCGAAGTCGAAGGCCTCGGTTCGCTACAGGTCGATACCGCCTATGGCGGCGACAGCTTTGCGATCGTCGATGCCCAGCGTCTGGGGTTCTCATTGACTGCCGATGAAGCCGCGGATCTGGTTGCCAGTGGTCTGAAGATCACTCAAGCGGCCAATGAACAGTTGGGTTTCGTGCACCCGCTGAACCCGGACTGGAAGCACATTTCCTTCTGCCAGATTGCCGCCCCGCTCGACCGCGCCAACGGCGTGGCCAGTGCCGCCAACGCGGTAGTGATCCGCCCCGGCAAGATCGATCGTTCGCCCTGTGGCACCGGTTGTTCGGCGCGCATGGCGGTGCTGCACGCCAAAGGCCAACTGGCGGTCGGAGAAGTGTTCATCGGGCGCTCGATTATCGGTTCCGAGTTTCGTTGCCGGATCGACAGCACCAGCGAAATCGCCGGACGTCCGGCCATTATCCCGTGCCTGTCCGGGCGTGCCTGGATCACCGGCACCCACCAGCATCTGCTCGACCCAAGCGATCCTTGGCCGGGCGGTTATCGACTGTCCGACACCTGGCCCGTCGAACTGACTATTTGA
- a CDS encoding amino acid ABC transporter ATP-binding protein gives MIEIENVRKSFGNLEVVKGVDLTVNKGEVVSIIGGSGSGKSTLLMCINGLEAIQGGQIRVDGTPVHASGTDLNKLRQKIGIVFQQWNAFPHLTVMENVMLAPRKVLGKSRQEAEEIAVRQLTHVGLGDKLKVFPSKLSGGQQQRMAIARALAMSPDYMLFDEATSALDPQLVGEVLDTMRLLAEEGMTMVLVTHEIRFARDVSDRVAFFRDGKIHEIGSPDQVIGQPQRAETADFLKSVL, from the coding sequence ATGATTGAGATCGAGAACGTTCGTAAATCCTTCGGCAACCTGGAAGTCGTCAAAGGTGTCGACCTGACGGTGAACAAAGGCGAAGTGGTGTCGATCATCGGTGGCTCGGGCTCGGGGAAATCGACCTTGCTGATGTGTATCAACGGCCTGGAAGCCATTCAGGGCGGGCAGATTCGCGTCGACGGCACGCCTGTGCATGCCAGTGGCACCGACCTGAACAAGTTGCGGCAGAAAATCGGCATCGTCTTCCAGCAATGGAACGCCTTCCCGCACCTCACGGTGATGGAGAACGTGATGCTCGCCCCGCGCAAGGTGCTCGGCAAAAGCCGTCAGGAAGCTGAAGAAATCGCCGTGCGGCAACTGACGCACGTGGGCTTGGGCGACAAGCTCAAGGTGTTTCCGAGCAAGCTTTCCGGCGGTCAGCAACAGCGCATGGCAATTGCCCGGGCGCTGGCCATGTCGCCGGACTACATGCTGTTCGACGAAGCCACCTCGGCCCTCGACCCGCAGTTGGTAGGCGAAGTGCTGGACACCATGCGCCTGCTCGCCGAGGAAGGCATGACGATGGTGCTGGTGACCCACGAAATCCGCTTCGCCCGGGATGTTTCGGATCGGGTGGCGTTCTTTCGCGACGGCAAGATCCATGAAATCGGTTCACCGGACCAGGTGATCGGCCAGCCGCAGCGTGCGGAAACCGCCGACTTCCTGAAGTCGGTGTTGTAG
- a CDS encoding amino acid ABC transporter permease has translation MYTSSFTSGDFLYLLQGAGTTLLLTFWAMLIGTLLGVACGLFRALLPRLSLPLAWVLDVFRSVPLLIQFVLLNSFKSIVGLNWSAFTVACVILGAYSTAYCAEIVRGGVLSVPLSTRRAARSLGLSHRQDLLHIVLPMATRVAFPGWINLTLAVMKDTSLVLWIGIVELLRASQTIVTRLQEPLFVLALAGLIYYVMSLVIARLGARLEQRWQEND, from the coding sequence ATGTACACCTCAAGTTTTACCTCGGGCGACTTCCTCTACCTGCTGCAAGGTGCCGGTACCACGCTGCTACTGACGTTCTGGGCCATGTTGATCGGCACGTTGCTGGGTGTCGCGTGTGGCCTGTTTCGGGCCTTGCTGCCGCGTTTGAGTCTGCCGCTGGCCTGGGTGCTGGATGTGTTTCGCAGTGTGCCGTTGCTGATTCAATTTGTGCTGCTCAACTCGTTCAAGTCGATCGTCGGCCTGAACTGGAGCGCGTTCACCGTGGCCTGCGTGATCCTTGGCGCCTACTCCACCGCTTACTGCGCAGAAATCGTCCGCGGCGGCGTGCTGTCGGTGCCGTTGAGCACGCGGCGGGCCGCCCGTTCGCTGGGCCTGAGTCACCGCCAGGACTTGCTGCACATTGTCCTGCCGATGGCCACGCGGGTGGCGTTTCCGGGCTGGATCAACCTGACGCTGGCCGTCATGAAAGACACCTCGCTGGTGCTCTGGATCGGCATCGTCGAATTGCTGCGTGCCTCGCAAACCATCGTCACCCGGCTCCAGGAACCGTTGTTCGTCCTGGCCCTGGCCGGCCTTATCTACTACGTCATGAGCCTGGTGATCGCTCGTCTGGGTGCGCGGCTCGAACAGAGGTGGCAGGAAAATGATTGA
- a CDS encoding amino acid ABC transporter permease — MFDYTFHWRAAFQALPDMLDGARITLEIAVLSMLAGTLIAMFLALGQQSDKRLFRAIAASWVSIARNTPALFQVYILYFGLGAFGIHMGSWLALLIGITFNNAGYLAETFRGGLNAVPDTQLRAARSLGMSAPKAYRLVVLPQLLRVVFYPLTNQMVWALLMTSLGVVVGLTSDLTGVTQALNVKTFRTFEFFAIAAVLYFVLAKLVVLIARLLAWRLFRY; from the coding sequence ATGTTCGACTACACCTTCCATTGGCGCGCCGCCTTCCAGGCGTTGCCGGACATGCTCGACGGCGCGCGGATCACTCTGGAAATCGCGGTGCTGTCGATGCTGGCCGGCACTCTGATCGCAATGTTCCTGGCCCTCGGCCAACAGTCCGACAAGCGCCTGTTCCGGGCGATTGCCGCCAGCTGGGTGTCGATTGCACGCAACACGCCGGCGCTGTTTCAGGTGTACATCCTGTACTTCGGCCTCGGCGCCTTTGGCATTCACATGGGCTCATGGCTGGCATTGCTGATCGGCATCACCTTCAACAACGCCGGCTACCTGGCGGAGACCTTTCGCGGCGGCCTCAACGCCGTGCCTGACACCCAATTGCGCGCGGCCCGCTCGCTGGGCATGAGCGCGCCGAAGGCTTATCGGCTGGTGGTCCTGCCGCAATTGTTGCGCGTGGTGTTTTACCCGCTGACCAATCAAATGGTCTGGGCCTTACTGATGACGTCGCTGGGCGTGGTGGTCGGGCTGACCAGCGACCTTACCGGCGTGACCCAGGCGCTGAACGTGAAGACCTTTCGCACCTTCGAGTTCTTCGCCATCGCCGCCGTTCTCTACTTCGTCCTGGCCAAGCTGGTGGTGTTGATCGCCCGCCTGCTGGCCTGGCGTTTGTTCCGGTACTAG